A section of the Malaclemys terrapin pileata isolate rMalTer1 chromosome 15, rMalTer1.hap1, whole genome shotgun sequence genome encodes:
- the LOC128823291 gene encoding acetylgalactosaminyl-O-glycosyl-glycoprotein beta-1,3-N-acetylglucosaminyltransferase-like: MVAYLSQTPNTYHVIHGYIRNHLAVMRSTKYRLSSTVFPQDTYPDFPSRGGFLMPRASVPVLATASERIPAYFGFLVLAAGLWYRHDDRFRVYGVQDEQCLYAEAFVVHGVSPGRVEEVWRGLYKERQCNMTAPLPS, translated from the coding sequence ATGGTGGCCTACCTGAGCCAGACGCCCAACACCTACCACGTCATCCACGGCTACATTCGGAACCATTTGGCCGTGATGAGAAGCACGAAATATCGCCTTTCCTCCACCGTGTTCCCCCAGGACACGTACCCCGACTTCCCCTCCAGGGGCGGGTTCCTCATGCCCAGGGCCAGCGTTCCGGTCCTTGCCACGGCCTCCGAGCGCATCCCCGCCTACTTCGGCTTCCTGGTGCTGGCTGCCGGGCTGTGGTACCGGCACGATGACCGATTCCGGGTGTACGGCGTGCAGGATGAGCAGTGTCTGTACGCGGAGGCCTTCGTGGTGCATGGGGTGTCGCCGGGCAGGGTGGAGGAGGTGTGGAGAGGGTTGTACAAGGAGCGACAGTGTAACATGACGGCGCCTCTCCCCTCTTAG